A window of the Isosphaera pallida ATCC 43644 genome harbors these coding sequences:
- a CDS encoding TlpA disulfide reductase family protein: MRRSRKAWRGWGWMVLVLVGWGRFGWGAVDEPPDPPPAPPQSPEFVADLKAVGAGLEAVSGWNLVVETRVTQFHRPVGAADAVEGASLIRRSRYVLRRPGRFRIELSVADAAKVPELGEQAFQRELLMVGNGRTVTIELNGRLVQTYPQAPPGVGLRLNRAVADLLAGTVVEALLTDDPAASILERAGLAERIDPPADRPLDPARPRTYRFRDRGLELTELTLAPTTTDQVGPRLRPVAVRRVEERLLPNGEATRVVSHAQLAWEFNPSPPTTPDAIQAESEQFTYQPAPEAIAVTDLDEALAALTAEEADPTPLLIERIDDGPPVVVHPPAGLPKRVVIFWATWSQESIDALHALEPLIDPLTRRGLDLVAVAVGEEKPEVEEFLKTHPLPAGLTLAIDPRDHVVDRLGLNALPAAMLLDRRGRIVQRLTPSEGRSLCDLIAEALGLTRTPLQHDPRSRR, from the coding sequence ATGCGACGAAGCCGGAAAGCGTGGCGTGGTTGGGGGTGGATGGTGTTGGTCCTCGTGGGTTGGGGAAGGTTTGGATGGGGGGCGGTTGACGAACCGCCCGACCCGCCGCCGGCACCTCCGCAGTCGCCGGAGTTCGTCGCTGACCTCAAGGCGGTGGGAGCCGGTTTGGAAGCGGTCTCGGGCTGGAACTTGGTGGTCGAGACGCGAGTGACCCAGTTCCATCGGCCCGTCGGAGCCGCCGACGCGGTTGAGGGGGCCAGCCTGATTCGCCGCTCGCGTTATGTGTTGCGGCGTCCTGGCCGTTTTCGCATCGAGTTGAGCGTGGCCGACGCTGCTAAGGTTCCCGAGTTGGGTGAGCAAGCGTTCCAACGGGAACTGCTGATGGTGGGCAATGGTCGAACGGTGACGATCGAACTAAATGGCCGCCTCGTCCAAACTTACCCCCAGGCTCCTCCCGGAGTCGGCCTAAGACTCAACCGAGCGGTGGCCGACCTCTTGGCTGGAACAGTGGTGGAGGCGTTGCTGACTGACGACCCCGCTGCCTCAATTCTGGAACGCGCTGGCTTGGCGGAACGAATCGACCCGCCGGCCGATCGGCCGCTCGACCCCGCGCGACCTCGAACCTACCGGTTTCGAGATCGCGGTTTGGAACTCACCGAGTTGACCCTGGCTCCCACCACGACCGATCAAGTTGGTCCGCGCTTGCGTCCCGTAGCGGTGCGAAGGGTAGAGGAACGCCTCCTGCCTAACGGCGAAGCAACGCGGGTCGTCTCGCACGCCCAACTCGCTTGGGAGTTCAACCCCTCCCCGCCCACGACTCCCGACGCGATCCAGGCTGAGTCGGAGCAATTTACGTATCAACCGGCCCCCGAAGCGATCGCGGTGACCGATCTCGACGAGGCGTTGGCCGCCCTGACGGCCGAGGAGGCCGACCCCACTCCGCTTCTGATCGAGCGGATTGACGATGGCCCGCCTGTGGTGGTGCATCCCCCAGCAGGTCTGCCCAAACGAGTGGTCATCTTCTGGGCCACCTGGTCGCAAGAGTCGATCGATGCCCTCCACGCTCTGGAACCGCTGATCGATCCCCTCACGCGACGAGGATTGGACTTGGTGGCAGTCGCCGTCGGCGAGGAGAAGCCGGAGGTGGAAGAGTTTCTGAAGACCCACCCCCTGCCCGCCGGGTTGACCTTGGCGATCGACCCCCGCGACCATGTGGTGGATCGTCTGGGTCTCAACGCGCTGCCGGCTGCTATGTTGCTCGACCGCCGCGGCCGCATTGTCCAACGCCTAACTCCGAGCGAGGGGCGATCCCTATGCGACCTGATTGCCGAGGCGTTGGGGCTGACAAGGACTCCTCTTCAACACGATCCTCGCTCAAGGCGATAG
- the acs gene encoding acetate--CoA ligase — translation MNTFAGGSIESVLVEKRVFPPPVEFAKSARISSMEEYRTLWNRAKDDPQGFWNDMASHLVWRKPWDKVMEWTEPHVKWYVGGQLNASENCVDRHCVGPRRNKAALIWEGEPGDRRVLRYQDLKREVGRFANVLKAQGVTKGDVVAIYMPMVPELVIAMLACARIGAPHTVVFGGFSGEALAGRIQDCSAKVLVTADGGFRRGNIIHLKEQVDEALAHCPTIRNVVVLKRTGHQIHMEPGRDHWWHEMASIASADCPPEPLDSEHPLFILYTSGSTGTPKGILHTTGGYLVGTTLTASWVFDLKEEDTYFCTADCGWITGHSYLVYGPLSNGATVVMYEGAPDYPDKDRFWQIVQDYGVTIFYTAPTAIRAFMKWGEQYARKHDLSSLRLLGTVGEPINPEAWVWYREVIGGGRCPVVDTWWQTETGAIMIAPLPGATPTKPGTATLPLPGVVPEVVTKSGEPVEPNQGGYLVIKQPWPSMMRTIHGDDERYRRQYWSEIPGVYFTGDGARRDHDGNFWIMGRVDDVLNVAGHRLSTMEIESALVHHKAVAEAAVVGKPDELRGQAITAFVTLKSGYQPSEDLRQQLRQHVAHEIGALARPDDLRFTDALPKTRSGKIMRRLLRDVAAGVESTGDTSTLEDFSVLARLRHEEE, via the coding sequence ATGAACACGTTTGCCGGCGGTTCGATTGAGAGCGTGCTGGTCGAGAAACGGGTCTTTCCGCCGCCGGTGGAGTTCGCTAAGTCGGCTCGAATCTCCAGCATGGAGGAGTACCGGACCCTCTGGAACCGCGCCAAGGATGATCCCCAGGGCTTTTGGAACGACATGGCCTCCCATCTGGTCTGGCGCAAGCCCTGGGACAAGGTGATGGAGTGGACCGAGCCTCATGTCAAATGGTATGTGGGTGGCCAACTCAACGCCTCGGAGAATTGCGTTGATCGCCACTGCGTCGGTCCCCGGCGTAACAAGGCAGCGCTGATTTGGGAGGGCGAGCCAGGCGACCGCCGGGTTCTCCGCTACCAAGACCTCAAACGCGAGGTGGGCCGGTTCGCCAACGTCCTTAAGGCGCAAGGTGTCACCAAAGGGGATGTGGTCGCCATTTACATGCCAATGGTTCCCGAACTGGTCATCGCCATGCTCGCCTGCGCTCGGATTGGCGCGCCTCACACGGTCGTCTTCGGTGGCTTCTCCGGCGAGGCGTTGGCGGGACGCATCCAGGATTGTTCGGCCAAGGTGCTGGTGACCGCCGATGGGGGGTTCCGTCGGGGCAACATCATCCACCTCAAGGAACAGGTGGACGAGGCGTTGGCTCACTGCCCCACCATCCGCAACGTCGTGGTCCTCAAGCGCACCGGCCATCAAATCCACATGGAACCCGGACGCGATCACTGGTGGCATGAGATGGCCTCAATCGCCTCGGCCGACTGCCCGCCCGAGCCACTCGACAGCGAACATCCCCTCTTCATTTTGTACACCTCCGGCTCGACCGGCACCCCCAAGGGGATCCTCCATACCACCGGCGGCTATTTGGTCGGGACGACCCTGACGGCCTCGTGGGTGTTCGACCTCAAGGAAGAAGACACGTATTTTTGCACCGCCGACTGCGGATGGATCACGGGCCACTCCTACTTGGTCTACGGGCCGCTCTCGAACGGAGCCACCGTGGTCATGTACGAAGGCGCGCCGGACTATCCCGACAAGGATCGATTCTGGCAAATCGTGCAGGACTACGGGGTGACGATCTTCTACACTGCTCCCACCGCGATCCGGGCATTCATGAAGTGGGGTGAGCAGTACGCCCGCAAGCACGACCTGTCGAGCCTGCGGTTGTTGGGCACCGTGGGCGAGCCGATTAACCCCGAAGCCTGGGTCTGGTACCGCGAGGTCATCGGCGGCGGCCGCTGCCCCGTGGTGGACACCTGGTGGCAGACCGAAACGGGGGCGATTATGATCGCGCCCCTGCCGGGAGCCACCCCGACCAAGCCGGGAACCGCGACCCTGCCGTTGCCCGGCGTGGTGCCCGAGGTCGTTACCAAGTCCGGCGAGCCCGTTGAACCCAATCAGGGGGGCTATCTGGTCATCAAACAACCCTGGCCCTCGATGATGCGCACCATCCACGGCGACGATGAACGCTACCGTCGCCAATACTGGTCCGAAATTCCCGGCGTCTATTTCACGGGGGACGGCGCGCGGCGGGACCACGACGGCAACTTTTGGATCATGGGACGAGTGGACGACGTGCTGAACGTCGCCGGACACCGGCTCTCGACGATGGAGATCGAAAGCGCCCTGGTTCATCACAAGGCGGTAGCCGAGGCGGCCGTGGTAGGGAAACCAGACGAACTCCGGGGCCAGGCAATCACCGCGTTCGTGACCCTCAAATCAGGCTACCAGCCCAGTGAGGACCTCCGCCAACAGCTTCGCCAGCACGTCGCCCACGAAATCGGGGCGCTCGCCCGCCCCGACGACCTGCGGTTCACCGACGCCCTGCCCAAGACCCGCAGCGGTAAGATCATGCGACGCCTGTTGCGCGACGTGGCCGCGGGAGTGGAATCGACCGGCGACACGTCCACCCTGGAGGACTTCAGCGTGCTGGCGCGGTTGCGTCACGAGGAGGAATGA